From one Amphiura filiformis chromosome 13, Afil_fr2py, whole genome shotgun sequence genomic stretch:
- the LOC140168340 gene encoding uncharacterized protein, which produces MAELESVTKTDEGNGSGLSPAVSEGDVNLNKSRDPIVVEVQQHKRKGIERTPCDCQSVSLIVGIVLVALVTISVIAVILIYLDDSSSPEVSGIEVGGTTLPDTAHDQP; this is translated from the exons ACGGACGAAGGGAATGGAAGTGGTCTGTCACCTGCAGTATCAGAAGGAGACGTTAATTTAAACAAATCACGTGATCCAATTGTAGTAGAAGTACAACAACATAAAAGAAAAG GTATTGAAAGGACGCCATGTGACTGCCAGTCTGTCTCTCTTATAGTTGGAATTGTACTAGTAGCTCTTGTGACCATCTCAGTAATAGCCGTTATCTTAATAT ATCTTGACGATTCAAGTTCCCCCGAAGTCTCGGGTATCGAAGTCGGTGGGACAACTCTTCCTGATACTGCGCATGACCAACCTTAA